CGTAGCGATTCTCGTTGGCTTAGTTCGAAAGTATCCGGAAAGTCCAGTTGGTAGATTGTTTGAGCTGGTTGGGAAAAACAAAGAGCGAGTTACAAAATGGGCTGGTTACTTCGTGGCACTCGTGTTGTGTGTGATGGGTATTGCCTCGATGTTGAAGTAAATGTTGTAGGTAATGCACTTGGTTAGTGCACTCGGTTAATGCACGTACCCGTGGATCGCAAGGAACCAGCTGTTGATTCTTAGGTCAGCTTCCCTTGAAGAAATTCCATTGGTGAAGTCTTGGTACATGCTTGATGTTTCCTCCAGTGGCTGGAAATGAGGATAGAAGTCCTCATGCTTTACCGTCAATAGAACTGGCGTCCCGTACGAATCTTCTAGTCCAGGGAACTTACTGGCGAGAAGTCCAGGGAGGCGAACCTTTCTCATCCCGTTGCGGTAATTGAGATAGGTGATTAAATCGGCATGTTCAACTTCAACCCAGCCGCCATAATCAAGCTTTTTCTTACCGCCATCGATGGGAATTTCGATATTAGATTTGATGAAATGGCGTTTAGGCTTCGGGTATAAAATTTGACAGACGGAAGATCCTGTAGAAACTCGATCACCACGTTCCAGGGCTTCGATGACGGGATCCGGGAATTTTAGATTGAGTGCTGGAGCCCCGAAATGAGTTTCTCCACAGTGCCCGCAGTAGTAGTGGCCTGGTTTCATGATGTGTCTCCTTAGGTCTTAGGGTGGTTGACACTTCATAGGCTACGAGGAAAAAGGGGAGTAGCGGGTTCTGCGACTGCTAGTCCTGTGGATAACTAGCTTGTCGGATTTGATACCTGGGGATAACCCTCTGTGACCTGGAAAATTTGGGAAATGTAGGGAATGATTGGACGTAATTCTGCCTTCGTCCTGTATTGAATAAGTGTTTGCATATCACCCTTGCGTTCGAACACATGGGCGGGTAGGGTAGGTGATAACAACAAAACGGGGACCCACAGGGAAAGGGGGGACACCATGAGCATTAGCACCCACGTCAACGCAATCACCACCGCACTACACGCCATCGATAATCACCTGGCAGCACTACTAGACGCTGACGGTGTCACCCTCGAGCACTACACACCCCTCGAGCCAGACCTTGTAGCACTCGAACACGCCATCAACCACCACGCCACCATCGCAGCACAAGCCACAGCACTGGCAGAACGCACCAACGCCGCCCACACCATCGGCTCCACCCACCTCATCGACTACCTCACCACCACCTTCGGCCTATCAAAAAAAGGCGCCCACCACCGCATCACCCTCGCCCACACCCTCTACCCCACCACAGGCAAAACCAGCAGTAGCACCAGTGGTGAAAGTGGCAGCGATACTGACTCCGGTGGTGATTCTGGGGATTCCGGTGGTGATGACCCTGACCCAGAACCCAACCCAGGGGATACCGGTACAGGCAATGACACTGATGGCAATGACCAGCCCGATGGTGGCTCAGGTGGCTCAGGTGGCAAGTCGCAGATCAGCGCGGAAAAACACGCCATCATCACCGAAGAACTCACCCACCTCAACCCCAATACCACACCCAGCTACGACCAGCTGCGCCACCAAGCACTCACCCACGCCATCTGGCGCACCCCAGAAGACCTACGCACCTGGCTACGCAACCAAATACGCACAGCTAACAACGCTCACCCCGATCGCATCACCGCGATGAGCAAACGCTACCTGGCGTTTAGTAAACCCGATGCCAACAACATGGTCCGCATCAGCGGCCTGATCCCTGCTACCACCGCAGCACTAATCGCAGCGAACACCGCACCCTTAACCAAACGCGGCAACCTGGTCGATACCCCACCAGCAGACGATACCCGCAGCCGTGGACAACGCCATGCTGACGCACTGCACCACATCATGGAGATCTACAACCAAGGCATTGTTACCCCAGCACGCGGTGGCACAGCCAGCATCATCATCTCCATGACCACCGATGACATCAACGACATCAACACCACCGACCCCACTAACAGTAATGGTGGTAGCAGCCCACTGAACAAGCTGTACCCCACCAACACCGGGTACGCACTCAACCTGGCAGAAATCATGAATCTGATCGCTGCGAAATACGACTTCGCTGTGCTGCTTGATGGACCAACCGGGCAAGCGTTGAATGTTAACCGGATGCAACGCTCAGCGAATCTCATGCAGCGGATTGCGTTGTTCGCCTCAGAGTTAGTGTGTAGTGCCCCGCATTGTGATCGCCCGCAGTTAGAGTGCGAGGTTCATCATCTTGACCCGTGGGTTAAAGGTGGGTTGACCAACCTGGTGAACTTAACCCAGCAGTGTTATAACCATCATCCCCGTATTGATGATTCACGTAGTGGGGTCAATGGGAAAGGCTATATGGACCGCGATCCTGATACAGGTCGGGCAGCGCATTATCCTGCGGATGGTTCAGGTCCGGTGTGTAACCGCTCTGCTGCATCAGATAGTTCAGGTGGTGCGTGGGCGAGACGTAAACACCACGGCCCACCACCACACCACCAACCACCACACCACCCACCACCGGATCCACCAGGACCACCAGACGATGTACCGGGTGATGTGTCTAGTCCTGCTGTCGATACCCTGTTTTAGCCTGTGCCTGTTACCAGCCGCTGTAGTGTGCCTGGTACCGGGCACACACCCCTGCCCACAGCCCGAGGCACCAGACCCCAGCCACCAACAACCCAGACGTCGACAAGCACACTCCCGACAAGTAAATTACTCAGCTACCAGCGACTCCAGCACGAAATCAGGGTGCTCCTTCTCGATGAAGGACAGGCGCCACTTGTCGCTGAACAGGGCAATCAGCTCTCCGTCGGTGCGGGTGAAGATTTCCACGCCGCGCTGCTTCGCCAGTTCAGGTGCGGTTTCGGCAGTTGTGCGGCGGGCGACGGTGTAAGGAATTGGGTCGGCAACCGTTTCGACGTTGTATTCCACTTCCATGCGGGCCTGCATCACTTCGAACTGCATCGGACCGACCGCAGCCATGACTGGGTTGGCGTCGCCGCGCAGGTCGTTTTTGAGGATCTGGACAACGCCTTCGGAATCCAGCTGCTCGAGGGCTTTGCGGAACTGCTTGTATTTGCCAAGTGATTTGGCGCGCAGGATGCGGAAGTGCTCTGGGGCGAACTTCGGCATTGGTGGGTATTGGATTTTTCGGCCTTCGTAGATGGTGTCGCCTGGTGCGAGTGCGCCGGCGTTGACGAGGCCGACGATGTCGCCAGGGAAGGCAGTTTCGACGGTGGAGCGGGTGCGGCCGAAGACGGTGAGGGCGTATTTGGTGGAGAAGCTGCGGCCGGATTGGGAGTGGGTGACTTGCATGCCGCGGTCGAATTCGCCGGAGACTACGCGCATGAAGGCGAGGGTGTCGCGGTGGTTTTTGTCCATGCCGGCTTGCACTTTGAATACGACGCCAGAGAAATCATCGGTGGTGTCGCGGTGCTCATCCATTGCGGAGGTGGCGGCTTCAAGTGCTTTGGGGTCGGCGTCGCGGCCGGCGGGCGATGGTGCGAGTTGGCAGAGGGTGTCCAGGATTTGGTGGACGCCGAAGTTGAGCATCGCGGAGGCGAAGATCAGTGGGGAGGTGGTGCAGTTGAGGAAGAGTTCTTGGTCGTGGACAGCGCCGTCGGCGGCGAGGAGTTCGGCTTCTTCGGTGGCGTTTTCCCAGACTTCGCCTTCGCGTTCGGTGGCTTCTTCTGGGGTGTAGAAGTTTTCTGGGGCGATGGTGGAGCCGCCGGCGGTGCGGGTGAAGTGGATGTATTCTTCGGCTTCGCCGTCGTTGTTGATGCGGGCAAGTCCTCGGAAGTCGCCGGCTTCACCGACTGGCCAGAATAGTGGGGTTGGTTGGAGTTCGATTTCTTTGACGATTTCGTCGACGAGCTCGAGTGGGGTGCGGCCGACGCGGTCCCATTTGTTGATCACGGTGATGATCGGCAGTCCGCGGGCTTTGCAGACGCGGAAGAGTTGGAGGGTTTGGGGTTCAAGTCCTTTGGCGGCGTCGATAAGCATGACGGCGGCGTCGACGGCCATAAGCACGCGGTAGGTGTCTTCGGAGAAGTCGGCGTGACCTGGGGTGTCAACGAGGTTGATCATGAAGGGTTCGCCTTCGTGGCCTTCTGGTGCGTACTCGAATTGGAGTGCGGACGAGGCGATGGAGATGCCGCGGTCTTTTTCCATTTCCATCCAGTCGGAGACTGTCGCTTTGCGTCCTGCTTTGCCGTGTGTGGCGCCGGCTTCGGAGATGATGTGTGCGTGCAGCGCCAATGCCTCGGTCAGGGTGGATTTACCGGCGTCGGGGTGTGCGATTACGGCGAATGTTCTGCGGCGGTGCGCCTCTGCGGCGGTTGTGGCAGTGGTGGCGGAATTGGCGGTGCTCATGAATATCAAGAATAGCGGGTTGTAGGCGCTCGGCCATAGTCGCCCCAGCTCAGGCATTTTGTGCGCCGGCGTTGCCTGCTTATCGACGCCTCCCCCTGTCGTCCCCAATTCGGGGGTGACTGAAATGTAATGCACATCACCACATTTAAGCTCAAAAACAATTACCTATAGGCTGACAGAAACTCTAAAAACTATAGAGCTATAGAAACCTGAACTTCGGAGGTATCCATGACCCGTCTCATTGGTAAACAAGTACTCACCATCACGGCCGTCTCAGCAATGACGCTGGCCTTGGCATCATGCACCCGCGCAGTGGATGCAACCTCCGCAGATGGAACCGCGAGCAACACCGCTGCTTCCTGTGTGGATACATCCGGTGACACCATCAAGATCGGTTTCATCAACTCCTTGTCTGGAACCATGGCAATCTCTGAAACCACCGTCAATCAGTCTCTGCACATGGCTGCCGATGAAATCAACGCAGCCGGCGGTGTCCTGGGTAAACAACTGGTGATTTCTGAAGAAGACGGCGCCAGCGAACCCGCCACCTTTGCCGAGCGTTCCCAGCGCCTCATCCAACAAGAATGTGTTGCAGCGGTGTTCGGTGGCTGGACGTCCGCCTCCCGCAAAGCAATGCTTCCAGTCTTTGAGGGCAATAACTCCTTGCTGTTTTACCCAGTGCAGTACGAGGGCATGGAATCTTCGCCAAATATTTTCTACACCGGTGCTACCACCAACCAGCAGATCATTCCTGCCCTTGACTATTTGCGCGAAAACGGCCTCAACCGCCTGTTCCTCGTTGGTTCAGACTATGTTTTCCCACGCACTGCCAACTCGATTATCAAGGACTACGCAGAAGCCAACGGCATGGAAATCGTCGGGGAAGATTACGCACCTTTGGGATCTACTGACTTCACCACGATTGCCAACCGCATGCGCGATTCCAACGCCGACGCCGTGTTTAACACCCTCAACGGTGATTCGAACGTGGCATTTTTCCGCCAGTACAACAGCCTTGGATTCAACGCCGACACGCTACCTGTGATGTCCGTATCCATTGCTGAGGAAGAAGTCGGTGGCATTGGCACTGCCAATATCGAAGGCCAACTGGTGGCGTGGGACTACTACCAAACAGTGGATACACCAGAAAATGCGACCTTTGTGGAGAACTTCAAGGAGCTTTACGGCCAGGATCGTGTGACCTCTGATCCGATGGAAGCTGCCTACACCAGCCTGTACCTCTGGAAAGAAATGGTAGAAAAGGCCGACTCCTTTGAGGTCGCTGCAATTCAGGAAGCCGCCGATGGAACGACCTTTGCCGCACCGGAAGGAACCGTGGTGGTTGATGGGGATAACAACCACATCTCAAAGACCCCGCGCATTGGTCGAATTCGCCCTGATGGATTGATCGACACCATTTGGGAAACAGATTCTCCCGTTGATCCTGATCCGTTCTTATCGTCCTACGACTGGGCTAACACTACCTCCGCTACGTCTTAAAGGTGAGCTCATGGATATTTTATTTAATCAGCTGGTCGCAGGGCTTTCAGTCGGCTCCGTGCTGCTGCTTGTCGCCGTAGGTTTGTCCCTGACGTTTGGGCAAATGGGCGTGATCAATATGGCGCATGGTGAATTCATCATGGTTGGTGCCTATACCGCGTTTGTTGTTCAACTTGTTGTGGGGGCTGCTGGAATCTCGCTGCTGGTCAGTATTCCCTTGGCCTTTATCATTGGTGGGCTTTTCGGAGTGGTCCTGGAGCAGTTCTTGCTTCGCTACCTGTACCACCGGCCGCTAGATACGCTGTTGGCCACCTTTGGAATTGGTTTGATACTGCAGCAAGTGGCACGTGATATTTTCGGCGCTCCCGCAGTCGATGTTCGGGCCCCTGAGTTTTTGCGTGGAAACGTTGAAATCTTCGGTGTCCTGGTTCCCACAGCACGATTGTTTATTTTGGCTCTGGCCATTGCCTCGGTTACCGCACTGGCTATTTTTCTCAACCGAACAGCGTGGGGCCGACGCATCCGCGCAGTGGTGCTCAACCGTGACTTGGCAGAAACCACAGGCATTGATACCCGCGCGACCGACCGTATGACTTTCTTCGTGGGATCTGGACTAGCCGGAATCGCTGGTGTTGCCATCACTTTGATCGGGGCGACTGGCCCCACAATTGGCCAAAACTACATTGTGGATGCATTCCTTGTTGTTGCCGCCGGTGGCATTGGGCGCGTCAAAGGTGCCGTGATCATGGCGTTTGCTCTGGGCATAATGCAGGCCTTTGTGGAATATACGACAGGGGCGAGCCTAGCTAAGTTCATTGTCCTTATCGCGGTGGTTGCTTTCTTGCAGTTTAGGCCTCAAGGACTTTTCCAAACTCAAACTAGGAGCCTCGTATGAGCATCCAATTGAAAAAACCCGCAAAAAAGAGCGTGAAGCCGAAACTTAGCGTCGTTAATGCTCCCACGCTGCGCGTGGCTGCGCTGGGCCTGGCCGGACTCGCCGCTGTGTTGCTGTGCGCCCCGCTGTTTTTGTCTACTTTTCAGCTGACGTTGATGTCGCGGTTGGTGTGTTATGCCATCGTGGCAGTCGGAATCGGCTTGGCCTGGGGTAGGGGTGGAATGCTCACCTTGGGCCAGGGCGTGTTCTTTGGAATTGGTGCGTACATCATGGCGATGCACATGCTGTTTAGTGATGCGCAACTTTTTGGCGGCGCGCCTGTTCCAGCATGGTGGTCCATTTTTGCCCATCCAGCTATCGCACTTGCTGCGGTGCTTGTAGTTCCCGGAATCCTAGCTTTTGTTATTGGGTTTTCCATTTTCAAACGACGCATCAAAGGTGCCTACTTCGCGATCGTGAACCAGGCATTAGCCGCAGCCGTTGTGGTGTTGCTGGTTGGTCAGCAAGATTCACTCGGAGGTTCCAATGGTTTATCGGGTTTTAGATCGTTTATGGGGTTCGCGGTTTATGACCCCATCAACCGCATCATGTTTTACTTCACGGCAGTCGCGGTCCTCCTGGGGTTGGTGGCTATCTCATATTGGCTCATGCGCAGCCGCTATGGAGAATTGCTCGTGGCCACTAGAGATGCCGAAGAACGCGTGCGATTTTTAGGTTATGATCCCGCGCTGATCAAGACAGCAGCGTACGTGATTGCCGCAATGATTGCAGGTATTGCCGGCGCACTATTTGTTCCGATCGTGGGCATTATTTCCCCAGCTGAAATCGGTGTGGTTCCGTCCATCGTGTTTGTTATCGCGGTGGCTGCTGGTGGCAGGGCCTCACTTTTTGGACCCGTAATTGGTGCCCTTGTTTTGGGGTGGGTGGAATCTAGCTTGGCCCAAACATTTCCCAGCATGTGGTCGTATTTCCAAGGCGCAATCTTGGTCATCGTCATCGTTTTGCTTCCGGGTGGAATCGCATCAATAACATTTAAACGCAGCAGAAAGGCCACGCAATCATGAGCCTTGAAATTACCAACCTCAAAGTTGCTTTCGGATCTTTTATCGCCGTAAATGAGATCAGTTTCCAAGTACTTCCCGGTGATGTACATTTTCTTATCGGAGCCAACGGTGCAGGAAAAACTACCTGTATCGATGCCATCAGCGGGTTAGCGCCGGGGCAAGGGTCAGTGAGTTTGGATGGCACGGAGATTCTAGGAACCCCGGTTCATCGCATCGCACGAATGGGTGTGGGACGTACATTCCAAACAGCCAGTGTTTTTGAAGAGTTGTCGGTTTTACAAAATTTGGACATTGCGTGCGGGATTCACCGTCCTTTGCGTGCACTGTTGGGAGTGCGGCACCAGATCAACCCACGCATTGAACATGCTTTGGATGTCACTGGTCTTGATCATCTTGTTAATGCGCAGGCGGGCACCCTTTCGCATGGGCAGAAGCAGTGGTTGGAAATCGCGATGCTGTTGGTCCAAGACGCTCAAGTGCTCATGCTCGATGAGCCGGTGGCCGGCATGAGTGAGGAGGAACGCATTGCAACAGGTGAGCTTTTACAGAAGGTGGCTCATGGTCGCATCGTCTTAGTTGTTGAGCACGACATGGAATTTATGCGCCGGTTTGCCACTCGCGTCACTGTGATGAATCGCGGCCAGATCTTGTGTGAAGGCTCGGTTGATGAGATCCAGGCGAATCCAGATGTGCAGTCTATTTATTTAGGTACCGCAGGGAAGTGAGCTAGTCATGCTTGAAATTTCTAATATATGTGCAGGTTATGGGCGCACCGAGGTGTTGCATTCGCTATCTATTTCAACAGGCAACAGCGGGATTTTGTCCATCCTTGGGCATAATGGCGCGGGCAAATCCACGTTGCTGCGCGCGGCAGTTGGGCTGATCAAGCCGACCTCTGGATCGGTGAAATTGTTTGGCCAGGATGTCACCTCGACCTCCACGCACGAGCGGGTTAAATTGGGCATGGCTTATGTGCCGCAGGGGCAGCAATCCTTTACCCAGCTTAGCTGCATGGAAAATTTACAGGTCGTCGCTGATTTGCAAGGGCGTGCGGGCCGGGAGCGAATCGCCGAGGCACTAGATCGTTTCCCGGCGCTAACGCAGGTGCTTGACCGCCAAGCGGGGCTGCTTTCCGGTGGTCAGCGCCAGCAGCTCGCGATCGCCCGCGCGCTGATCACGGCGCCAAAGATTTTGCTTCTCGACGAACCCACCGAGGGAATCCAACCATCGGTGGTTGCTGAAATCCAGCGAACCATTATTGATTTAGCTAATGATGGAATGAGCATTGTCCTGGTTGAGCAAAATATTGGTTTTGCGTTGGAGGCCGCCAGTAATTACGCCATTGTTGCCAGAGGCCAGGTTGTGGCAACAGGCCAAGGTGGCGAAACCACGGTGGAAAAGCAAGAGAAGGTGCGTGAGTCGTTAGCTATCTAGCGGCTATGGATGGAATTTTGGGCAGCAGATAAGCCCTTTTCCACCACTATGTCTACGGCCTCTGCAGCTAGTGCGATGCCCGGCTGGTCATGATCGACAGGTTCAAGCACATAGTCAGGCACCGCCATTCCGGCAGGAGGACGTGAAATGCCAATGCGCACCCGCACATAATCCCTGGTCCCTAGTTCTTGGGTCAGGGATTTTAATCCGTTGTGTCCGTTTTCATTTCCGCCCATTTTTAACCGCACTTTACCAGCTGGGAGGTCAAGTTCATCGTGGATGACAATGATGCGCTCAGGTGGAATACCTAAAGCTTTAGCAAGTGGTGCTACTCCCTGACCGGAGTGGTTCATGAAGGTAGTAGAGCGCACGGCGAGCACCTCAGGTGCAAGCTGGGTTGTGAGGGCCTTGTAGCCCGTGATGGGGGTAAGAGGTGACTGCTGGTGGGCGTCGATAAGCATGTCTTGGCACATATAGCCGACGTTGTGCCGGGTGGATTCGTATTTGGCACCTGGGTTGCCGAGGCCTACAACCAGCCAGTTTGCGCTTGGAAGCGCGGGTTTTGGGGAAAAGAGTGCTTGGATTTTAGACAAAAAACTCACGGGAGTCATCCTAAGCCAGGCGCGCCTAGGATGGTGCCATGAGTATCCTCGACAGTTTAAAAACTCCTGTTATTGTCGCTCCGATGGCGGGCGGACCGTCTACTCCGGCGCTGGTTAATGCAGCTGCTGAGGCTGGTTCTTTGGGTTTCTTAGCTGGTGGTGTAATGCCGGTTGAGCAGCTAAAACAAGAGCTAGCGGAGGTAAAAGGTGTTTTTGGGGTCAATCTTTTTCGGCCTCAAAGCGATACGCCAAAACCATCGGATATTGATGAGCTAGCGGGGTTGCTCTCTTCACCGTTTCGGCAGTACGGACTTAATGAACCCACCGTGCCCACGCCCGATTTAACAAATGGGTGGGAGGAGAAATTCGCTGCGGTGCTTGGTGCGAAACCCGCTGTTTTTTCCTGTACATTTGGCATTTTTAGCTCGGAAGAATTCGCGCAGATTAAAGATGCAGGCATTGAGGCGTGGGTGACGGTGACTAACCCTGAAGATGCTGTGACAGCGCAAAAAGCGGGTGCCGATGCGCTTGTTGTTCAAGGACCAGAAGCAGGCGGGCATCGCTCCACTTGGACTATCGGTGAGGAACCAGATGAGCGCGACCTCGCAACCCTTATCCAGGCGGTAAAGCAGGCCGGTGTGGAGATCCCACTTATTGCAGCTGGTGGTCTATCAACCGCTTCCGATGTGGCAGCAATCCTGGACAAAGGAGCTAGCGCCGCTTCTTGTGGTTCGGCGTTTTTGCTCAGCCCCGAAGCGGGGACTAGTGCCTTAAACCGTGAGATTTTAGATGCTGCTCCGGCGCTTGGTTTGGAATCGGTGTCATCACGCGCCTTTTCTGGACGTTTTGCCAGGGGAGTGGAAACACAATTTACAAGATCGAATGAGGGGTTACCCCCGTTGTACCCGTACCTCAACCCAATGATCACATCTTTGCGAAAGGCGGCGGGTAGTGCAGGGAACTGGGATTACGCCTACTGCCTGGTCGGAGTGGGCCTGGAATCGATTGCAAAGACAAGCGCGAAACAGATACTTGAATCATTGACACCTTCCGCTTTGAGCTAGTGTTGGGGGGAGGGTTTTAACCTACCCAGCGACCCCCTAGCGACTACCCAACGAAGGACTCTTAAATGACGCACAACCACAAGGACTGGAACGATCGCATTGCAGTTGCGGAGCAAATGGTTCCTCTCATCGGACGCCTGCACCGCAACAACAACGTGGTCGTTTCCGTATTCGGTCGTCTCCTTGTGAATGTCTCAGACATCGACATCATCAAATCTCACCGCTACGCCCGCCACATCATATCCAAGGAACTTCCACTGGAAAGCTCCTTGGATATTTTGCGTGAATTGGTAGACATGAACCTGGGCACCGCATCGATCGATCTGGGGCAGCTGGCCTACGACTTCGAGGAATCTGACAGCACTGACCTGCGTGCCTTCTTGGAAGAATCCCTCGCGCCTATCATTGGCACAGAAGTTGAAAGCAAACACACCGATATCGTGCTCTACGGCTTTGGTCGCATCGGCCGCCTGCTGGCCCGCATCCTGGTCTCCCGCGAAGCACTCTACGATGGCGCACGACTGCGCGCTATCGTTGTGCGCAAAAACGGCGATGAAGACCTGGTCAAACGCGCTTCACTGCTGCGCCGCGATTCTGTCCACGGCGGATTTGATGGCACCATCACCACCGATCATGACAACAACATCATCTGGGCAAACGGCACCCCAATCCAGGTCATTTACTCCAATGACCCAGCAAGCATTGATTACACCGAATATGGAATCAATGACGCCGTTGTTGTCGATAACACCGGACGCTGGCGTGACCGCGAGGGCCTATCCCAGCACCTCAAGTCCAAGGGCGTTGCCAAGGTTGTGCTCACCGCGCCGGGCAAGGGCGATTTGAAGAACATCGTGTACGGCATCAACCATGCTGATATCACCGCTGATGATCAGATCGTATCCGCAGCCTCATGCACCACCAACGCCATTACGCCTGTGCTGAAGGTGATCAACGATCGCTACGGCGTGGAATTCGGCCACGTGGAAACCGTGCACTCCTTCACCAATGATCAGAACCTGATTGATAACTTCCACAAGGGTTCACGTCGTGGCCGTGCCGCGGGCCTAAACATGGTGCTCACCGAAACCGGTGCCGCAAAGGCTGTGTCCAAGGCTCTTCCAGAGCTGGAAGGCAAGCTCACCGGCAACGCCATCCGCGTTCCCACCCCAGATGTATCCATGGCAGTGCTCAACCTGACCTTGGAGAAGGAAGTAGACCGCGACGAGGTCAATGAGTTCCTGCGCCGAGTATCCCTGCACTCCAACCTGCGCCAGCAAATCGATTGGATTCGCTCCCCAGAAGTTGTTTCCACCGACTTCGTGGGCACCACCCACGCGGGCATTGTTGATGGCCTAGCTACCATTGCAACCGGTCGCCACCTGGTGCTCTATGTGTGGTATGACAACGAGTTCGGCTACTCCAACCAGGTCATTCGCATCGTCGAGGAAATCGCCGGTGTGCGCCCACGGGTGTACCCAGAGCGTAAGCAGCCAGTCGCTTTGTAAGATTTCAGTAGGTAATCCAAGCCTAATACCGTGCGATTAGACACATGAGTAAGCGTAAGTCTCGGGTGAAAATCACCCACAACCCGCTGGGCATGAAGCTCAAAGACACGTGTTGTCGCAAAACTCCGCGCTGCAAGAACTGTCCAGTGGTGTACACGCGCTTACTCAAATCTGGCGCTTTAGAAAACGATGACGCCGACCTGCCGCGCCGCCTCAAAGAGGCGCGGCGCAAGTAGCTAGCTGGCCATATGCTTTTCGACGAGATCTGCAGCGTCCGCCGCCATGATCGGAATTTCCGCTAGTTCTTGCTTGCCAAAAGGCTTCAACACAAAACTTGCCGGATCCATCCGACCCGGTGGCCTGCCGATCCCGACACTAAGTTTCCAATAATCCTTAGTACCCAAAGCTTTAGACGTGGATTTTAAGCCATTGTGCCCGTGGTCCCCACCACCTTGCCGAAGCTTCACCTGGCCAAAATCAAGCTCTAATTCATCATGGATCACAATGACGTTGGCAGCTGAAATTTTAAAGAAATCGCACAACGCCCTAATCGGTGTTCCAGACAGGTTCATAAAACTCCGAGGCTTAGCCACAATCAAACCCGGCAGCTGCGCAATTTCAGTGTTGGAACGTTTATGCACGCTAAAAGACGCAAATTTACGCGATACTAATTCCTCTGCGACTTCAAAACCAATATTGTGGCGAGTGCCCACATATTTCGGACCCGGATTACCTAGGCCAACAACTAAAAGGGGAGAGTTGGGAGAGTTCTTCACATCCCCCATCCAACCATGAGTTTCAGATAAGCAAAAACGGGCTTCGTACCCTTTGAAAAAGCTTGCGATGATGATTGTGCACTGTCATCACCGCGTGCTTTTTCAAAAAGTAGCGAAACCCGTTAGATCGCTTATTGCGAAGAAAGCTTACTCAGCTGCTTCTTCGCCCTCAGCTGCAGCCTCATCCTCGTCGGTCTCTTCTGCTTCAACCTCTGGGTAAACGATGTTCACGATGAGGGTCTCAGGATCCTCAACCAAGGTGGTGTCG
Above is a genomic segment from Corynebacterium suranareeae containing:
- the urtD gene encoding urea ABC transporter ATP-binding protein UrtD, whose amino-acid sequence is MSLEITNLKVAFGSFIAVNEISFQVLPGDVHFLIGANGAGKTTCIDAISGLAPGQGSVSLDGTEILGTPVHRIARMGVGRTFQTASVFEELSVLQNLDIACGIHRPLRALLGVRHQINPRIEHALDVTGLDHLVNAQAGTLSHGQKQWLEIAMLLVQDAQVLMLDEPVAGMSEEERIATGELLQKVAHGRIVLVVEHDMEFMRRFATRVTVMNRGQILCEGSVDEIQANPDVQSIYLGTAGK
- the urtE gene encoding urea ABC transporter ATP-binding subunit UrtE, which codes for MLEISNICAGYGRTEVLHSLSISTGNSGILSILGHNGAGKSTLLRAAVGLIKPTSGSVKLFGQDVTSTSTHERVKLGMAYVPQGQQSFTQLSCMENLQVVADLQGRAGRERIAEALDRFPALTQVLDRQAGLLSGGQRQQLAIARALITAPKILLLDEPTEGIQPSVVAEIQRTIIDLANDGMSIVLVEQNIGFALEAASNYAIVARGQVVATGQGGETTVEKQEKVRESLAI
- a CDS encoding glyceraldehyde-3-phosphate dehydrogenase, yielding MTHNHKDWNDRIAVAEQMVPLIGRLHRNNNVVVSVFGRLLVNVSDIDIIKSHRYARHIISKELPLESSLDILRELVDMNLGTASIDLGQLAYDFEESDSTDLRAFLEESLAPIIGTEVESKHTDIVLYGFGRIGRLLARILVSREALYDGARLRAIVVRKNGDEDLVKRASLLRRDSVHGGFDGTITTDHDNNIIWANGTPIQVIYSNDPASIDYTEYGINDAVVVDNTGRWRDREGLSQHLKSKGVAKVVLTAPGKGDLKNIVYGINHADITADDQIVSAASCTTNAITPVLKVINDRYGVEFGHVETVHSFTNDQNLIDNFHKGSRRGRAAGLNMVLTETGAAKAVSKALPELEGKLTGNAIRVPTPDVSMAVLNLTLEKEVDRDEVNEFLRRVSLHSNLRQQIDWIRSPEVVSTDFVGTTHAGIVDGLATIATGRHLVLYVWYDNEFGYSNQVIRIVEEIAGVRPRVYPERKQPVAL
- the pth gene encoding aminoacyl-tRNA hydrolase gives rise to the protein MGDVKNSPNSPLLVVGLGNPGPKYVGTRHNIGFEVAEELVSRKFASFSVHKRSNTEIAQLPGLIVAKPRSFMNLSGTPIRALCDFFKISAANVIVIHDELELDFGQVKLRQGGGDHGHNGLKSTSKALGTKDYWKLSVGIGRPPGRMDPASFVLKPFGKQELAEIPIMAADAADLVEKHMAS
- a CDS encoding NAD(P)H-dependent flavin oxidoreductase; protein product: MSILDSLKTPVIVAPMAGGPSTPALVNAAAEAGSLGFLAGGVMPVEQLKQELAEVKGVFGVNLFRPQSDTPKPSDIDELAGLLSSPFRQYGLNEPTVPTPDLTNGWEEKFAAVLGAKPAVFSCTFGIFSSEEFAQIKDAGIEAWVTVTNPEDAVTAQKAGADALVVQGPEAGGHRSTWTIGEEPDERDLATLIQAVKQAGVEIPLIAAGGLSTASDVAAILDKGASAASCGSAFLLSPEAGTSALNREILDAAPALGLESVSSRAFSGRFARGVETQFTRSNEGLPPLYPYLNPMITSLRKAAGSAGNWDYAYCLVGVGLESIAKTSAKQILESLTPSALS
- the pth gene encoding aminoacyl-tRNA hydrolase, which translates into the protein MTPVSFLSKIQALFSPKPALPSANWLVVGLGNPGAKYESTRHNVGYMCQDMLIDAHQQSPLTPITGYKALTTQLAPEVLAVRSTTFMNHSGQGVAPLAKALGIPPERIIVIHDELDLPAGKVRLKMGGNENGHNGLKSLTQELGTRDYVRVRIGISRPPAGMAVPDYVLEPVDHDQPGIALAAEAVDIVVEKGLSAAQNSIHSR
- the urtC gene encoding urea ABC transporter permease subunit UrtC, producing the protein MSIQLKKPAKKSVKPKLSVVNAPTLRVAALGLAGLAAVLLCAPLFLSTFQLTLMSRLVCYAIVAVGIGLAWGRGGMLTLGQGVFFGIGAYIMAMHMLFSDAQLFGGAPVPAWWSIFAHPAIALAAVLVVPGILAFVIGFSIFKRRIKGAYFAIVNQALAAAVVVLLVGQQDSLGGSNGLSGFRSFMGFAVYDPINRIMFYFTAVAVLLGLVAISYWLMRSRYGELLVATRDAEERVRFLGYDPALIKTAAYVIAAMIAGIAGALFVPIVGIISPAEIGVVPSIVFVIAVAAGGRASLFGPVIGALVLGWVESSLAQTFPSMWSYFQGAILVIVIVLLPGGIASITFKRSRKATQS